The stretch of DNA CATGACCATTGCTCCTTCGTTCGGTTCGTGACTGGTTCGACTCGGATGGATACGCGGGTCATCACAGGAGTTCCGGCTCGGTCGCGTACTTCTGGACCATGTAGCCGAGAAGGTTCCCGCGCAGCTCCACCAGCCGGTGGTGGGCGTCGCTGCGCTCGTCTCCCGCCGCGGTGAGGAACGCCGTCCACCAGGTGAGCGCGTGGGCCAGCAGCCCCGGGTCGGCCGGCGACTCGCCGAGGACCGCCGTGACCGCCGCACCGATCTGGGCCGGGGTCGGCATGGTGTACGGCGCCACACTGATCTGCCGCTCGACGAGCTGGGTGACGACGATGTTCCCCGCCAGGTCGGCCGGCCGGACCAGCTCGGTCGCGGTGGTCTCCGTCGGAACCGGCTGCAGCGGTGCCGGAACCCTGTTCACGTAGGTCACCCGGTGCAGGACCCGCCACGCCCCGTTGGCCTGGGTGGTGGCCGTCCGCAGTGCCGCCGCACCGGAGTCGGGGCTGTTGTGCAGCCAGTTCTGATCGATGACCTGCTGCCGGAACGTGTCGAAGTTCTGCACCGTCGGCGGGGTCAGGATGGAGAGGAAGCGGTACCCGGCCACCTTCCCCGGCGCGTTCTCCCTGGTGTAGCCGACCGGCTTTCCCTGCTCGTCGAGGAGCGGGCGCTTCAGGTAGCGCTCGACGGCGAGCTGGACGTCGAGCCCGAATCCGGACTCGCTGTCGTGGGACTTCACCGACACCACCTCGACCGAGCTGCCGTTGAGCGCGTCGAGCTCGCAGTAGAGGCCGGCGCCGATGGCCGCGGCGATGTCCATCGCGAGGCCCGACCCCCGCTCGGAGACGGTGATCCCGGAGTACGACTCGCTGCGGGTGTCGATCAGCTCGGACTGCTCGCTGTGCCAGCCGCCCGCCGCCGTCCAGACGTAGGTGTTGACGATTCCTCGCTTGGACAGCTTCTTCTGCCAGTCGTAGGACGGCTCGGCCGGCAGCGCCTTGTCGCGGAAGTCGACGAACCCGTTCTGCTTGCTCCAGTCCACGTCGGCGTAGTCCCACGCGGGACCGCGGCTGCGGTTGGACTGGCTGAACTGCCGGTAGTACGCCTCCAGCTGCTTGCCCTGCCACTCGACGGACCGCTTGAGGCTGTAGGCCTCCACCGGCCGGAAATAGCTCGCCGGTTTGCCGCCCGCGGCCGGGTAGTCCGGATCCGGGATGAACCCGACCATGCCGTCGAGGGTGCCGTTCTTCGTGTACCGGGGGTCGATCGGGAAGTGGATGATGTTGACATCCTCGGGAATGTCCCCGTTGGGGACGAACGTCGTCTTGACGATCGTGTTCGACCCCAGCAGCTTCGCGAGATAGACGTCGACGGTCATCGACTTCACCACGGCGTACCCCGTGTTGTCCGGGATGTAGCGCCGACCGACCGCGGGATTGAGCAGGGCGTGCTCGTCCTCCCACTCACCGGTGGTGCTCATGGCGTCGACGGTCGCCGCCGAGGTGCCGAAGCCGAAGCCCGCGTCCTCTCCCGATCCCGCGCTCGCGGTGTCGTGCAGACCGGCGCCCAGGTGCTGCTCGGCCACGGCGACCTGCCACTCGACCTCCGTACCGACACCGATCGCCTGGCCGGCCGAGGTGCTGAAATACATCCCGACCTTGCCGTCGGCCGACGACGCGTCACCGAGGCGCTGACCGCCGGTGAAGGTGCGCGTGGCGGTCTGCGCCTGTGTCACCTGGATCGCGGCGTTGCCGTCATAGGCGTTTCGCGACGTCACGTCGTCCCACCACGGCGCGGTCTGGTTCTCGCTGGGGATCGGCGGCGCGCCCTCGACGAAGCCGACCAGCGACGGCGCGGTCCGGGCCTGGCCCGCGTAGACGGTGGCGAGGTCGCCGACGAGGAAGCCCGTCACGAGGTCGACCCGGGCACCGACCTGCGCCGCGTAGCCGCGCTTCATGACGCTGTAGACCTCGCCGTACGCGTTGCGCCGGGTGTCGGCGTACTCCACGGCGGACGGTACGCCCGTGATCGGCTCGTGGTGCTCGTTGCGCAGGCCGCCGAGGATGTTGTAGACCTCCTTGGCCTCGTCCGAGATGGGCGCGCGTGCCGTGATCCAGCGCGGAAGCCGCCCCGCCTCGCCGGTGAAGACGCCGTCGTTGCCGTTGCCGGTGGCGTCGCCGACGACCATGCCGGATCCCTCGTTGAACGGCCAGTACCCGACCAGATGGCGCTCGGACCCCCTCAGCGCCCGGTACATGTCCGACCGGATCTGGTCCTCGGTGCGGACCGCGTCCCACACGCGCACCTCGCTGACGGATCCGGCGAACATGTTCTGCAGGGTCGTGGTGCCCGTGCGGTTCGCCGCGACCGTGTACTGCTCGATGCCGTATCCGCCGACCAGCTCCGGATCGACGACCCGGACCGCGGACTGCCGGACTCCGTCGACGAACAGCGACAGCGTCGAGTTCGCGGGGTAGATCCGCCACAGGACGTTGCTCGTCAGCCTGGCGTTGTTGACGTTGTTGTCGTCGAGGCCGTACTTGCCCTTCGACTGCGCCCACCGCCAGGACGAGACGAGTCCGTCGGCGGAGCCGATGCGGTGCGACTGCGAGGTGGCCGCGATCTCCGCCTGGGGCAGCGCCCGGTTCCACAGCCGCACGTCGGAGAGCGCGCCGGTGAAGTAGGCGGCGCCGGCGGTGTTGCGTCCCAGGTTGAGCCGCTGCGAGCTGGTAGCGATCGTGATGGGTTCCTCGTAGTCGTCCTTGACGTACTCCTTCGCGGGGCTGCCGTTGACGTAGATCGCGGCCCGGAGGAAGTACCGCTGCGACCTGGGATCATCGCCTGGGCGGTAGGCCTCCGGCTTCTCCTTGGTCGTTCCCGTCTCCACGGTCACGGCGACGTACAACGGGACGTCCCTGCGGACCGGCGAATCGGGAGTGGTCAGGGACACCGTGCTCTCCTCGGACGATGTCGTCGACAGGACCAGGTTCACCTTGTTGTCGCGGGTCAGCCTGATTTCGTAGCTGCCCGGCTTGGACACAAGCGACTGGACGGCGTCGACCAGGTGGGGCGTGAAACAGACTTCGATCGAACCGGCTGTGTCGATGTTGAGCGACGCGTCGCTGCCGCAGTCGGCGTAGTCGGCTCCGCCCAGTGCCAACGCGTGAGCCGTGCGGTAGGTCATGGCGACGTTGTGCCATCCGCCCAGCAGCGGCGTGTCGGTGGCGAGGACTCCGAGCGAGCGGTTGGTTCCCCATGCCGCTCGGTAGATGCCGGATCGGGACCACGGCTCATCGGCCGGGTTCACGATTCCTGTGCCGACTCGGCCGCCGTCGATCGCCGCGTTGTGGATCACGAAGCCGTGGCCGTCGGTGAGGTACCAGGCGATGACCAGATCGCGGTCGGTGGGCTGCGGCGCCGAGGTGGCGTGAAACGCCACGTCCTCGGGTTCGAGCGCGCTCGTCCACAGGAAGACGCCGTTGGCGAGTATGGGGAACGCCCCGGTGGTCGCACCGACCCGGAACGAACCGGGTACCTGGGTGAAGGCCGCCTTGGCACCGACCGCCTCGCCGTCGAGGACTCCGTCGACGTAGAGCCGCAGCTTGACCTGCCCCGCCCCGGCCTCGGCGAGGGTGACCGTGAGCTGCTTCCAGACGCCCTTGGCCAGCCGGGCGGTGCCGGTCACGATCAGCGAACCGGTGGCGTACCGGGCGACCGGTCTTCGATCGTCGTCCACGGTGATGGCGACATACGGCTGCGTGGCGCCGATGGTCGAGAGGCTGAGCACCTTTCCGGATCCGTTGGCCTCCTCGGGACTGAGCGTGATCTGCATGGTGCACGCGGTGCCCGGGAGGTTGTAGGAGCCGGGGAGCGAGGTGTTGTCGGCGAATCTCAGCGAAGGCGCCGGCCGCAGGCCCAGCGCCCACTGAATGGGCCCGTGGACCGTGTCGGTCAGGTCCCGGCAGTAGGTCGCCAGCCGCGGAATCGCATCGACGCTGCCGGCGCCGCCGGGGCTGCACCAGGTCTCCACGGTCAGGTCGCCGCGTACGGCGAGGCGCTGCGCGGAGCGGGCAGACTGGTCCCAGCCCACGGCGGACCCGCCGTCGAGGGTGATCGCCTTGTCCGGGCTCTGCCGGACCCACCCGCCGTTGACCGCGGCGATCACCAGATTGGCCGAGCCGTCCGTGTAGGCCGTCGTGTCGTCGACCATCGCCGTGCCGCCGTTGGTCGGCCGGTTCGCGGGGCTGCACCGGAACATCGTGGACGCGCCCTCGACCACCCGGGTGCGCCCGTCCGCGGTGGTGAGCGTCGAGCCCTGGCGGACGGCGGCCGGCACGGGCTCCCGCGCGATCATCGTGGCGTCGGTCCCCAGCGGCCGGTCCGGGAAGCCGACGGTTATCGCGGCCCAGGCCCGCATGTCCTGCTCGGCGGGGGTCGACGCGGCCACGTCGCTCAGGAGGGCGGTCGCGCCGTCCGCGATGAGCACCAGGTACGCCGCGATCGCGCTCGCGTTGACCGCGTCGGCGAACCCGTTCTGGTTCCTCGGCACGTCGCGCAGCAGGGCCTCATTGCCGGGCCCGGCCGTGATCGACACGTCGCACAGGTCCGGGCTGGTGCCCTGGGCGATGCCGATGGTCATGTCCGTCACGTCCGGCCGGGCGAGGATCAGCAGGTCGTGCGGTGCCCCGTAGGCGTCGGACGCGACCAGGGCGCGCACGGTGGAGCTCGCCGAGGCCAGATCCGAGTAGTCGTAGGTCGCCGAGGTGCCCGCGAGGACCGCGAGCAGCGCGGTGGCCCGTACCGGCAAGGCGGTCCACTCCTGCTTCACGGGATGGGCGTCCCCCCACCCCGGCACCACGAACTCCAGCCGCAGCGTGCAGGTCTCCGCCGTGACATCGGTGACACCGCCTCGGCTGAGCTGCAGCCGCGACGGATACCGCGACAGCACGGTGATGCGCGTCTGCTCGCCCTCGGACGCCACCGGCAGGCGGCTCGTGGCGTAGATCCCGGCGTTGTCGTAGAACACGCGGTTACCGGTCAGGTAGGCGGTGTCGGCGAGGTCGTGTGTGGACAGCCCGTTGAGGACGGCGATGAAGGAGTCGAGGGAGCGGGGAACGCCGAGCCAGGTCTCCATGCGGCCGTTGCCGTCGTCGATGCTCAGCTGGCACAGGTGCGACGCGCTCGACGGGCTGATCGTGATCTCCGCGAGGTTCATGAAGGTTCCCGACCGTGCCGCGGTGAAGCGCAGGAACCCGTTCTGGGCCGCCGACCCCGCCGTCGCGGTCCACCCGCTCTCGTAGACGGCGCGTGCCGACTCGGCGTCGTACTGCGCGACGCAGAACAGTCCCGCGGCGGTCGAGCTGCGGCCACCCTGGAAGTAGAGGTGCACCAGGCCGTCCGAACCGGTCATGAGGTAGCCGGAGCCCTCCGGTTCGGCGAAGTCCAGCAGTCCGGCATAGACCGACCGGCCCTCGTCGTCGATGTAGAGCCTGCCCTGGGTGTCGGCGGAGATCGGCGCCGAGGACGCGGTGAGGATCGCGCCGTCGACCACCGCGTCGATCCGGTTGCCG from Allocatelliglobosispora scoriae encodes:
- a CDS encoding LamG-like jellyroll fold domain-containing protein, which translates into the protein MSNLLMARGYSAPRTISEPTELSDLEEIRKSTFGECVTVDHQGTVFAFVRASENGDILYNILDSQIGVDAGSDGWTGYSKLEFPPDLRPAGLSIVTVGNAAGDLLAASGAPFKVVSDGKYLHVFQQSSRHTLLLNRFMFKRVSEPGSGTLTPVLEPVWEVRFQQSGDRDVPLGEHDSQSYTTVDGTPFIEPVIELPMISDLDESRFDALILPGQDGSPGRWQFFAVNTRTGRLDFFSFPMDADGLFDLTDAIGDDGTIEPDVSVRFSLDDPTAGILPLTIVGAPSATEYTLRERVRTTSGEGLMLQRATRVMLALPVTGVPGTDQAPRFATLDCAIAKDGSLVLPPAETTVAAIAPANYALGFSDGAYVSLPDAEALRIAGSFATEFWLYPNSLVAGDQYVISGDRSVPATEAAVYIKITHDLRVAAGFGSGDTATETQTTDAVIVGAQWVHVVVRFTYDRDAAIGTFTVLVNGDVVPLTEATVHACPAGNPITTISGSRDGIVGILEGLRLWSGADTTEQPIADWPFNSVNYEAEPPTTPDVSGNRIDAVVDGAILTASSAPISADTQGRLYIDDEGRSVYAGLLDFAEPEGSGYLMTGSDGLVHLYFQGGRSSTAAGLFCVAQYDAESARAVYESGWTATAGSAAQNGFLRFTAARSGTFMNLAEITISPSSASHLCQLSIDDGNGRMETWLGVPRSLDSFIAVLNGLSTHDLADTAYLTGNRVFYDNAGIYATSRLPVASEGEQTRITVLSRYPSRLQLSRGGVTDVTAETCTLRLEFVVPGWGDAHPVKQEWTALPVRATALLAVLAGTSATYDYSDLASASSTVRALVASDAYGAPHDLLILARPDVTDMTIGIAQGTSPDLCDVSITAGPGNEALLRDVPRNQNGFADAVNASAIAAYLVLIADGATALLSDVAASTPAEQDMRAWAAITVGFPDRPLGTDATMIAREPVPAAVRQGSTLTTADGRTRVVEGASTMFRCSPANRPTNGGTAMVDDTTAYTDGSANLVIAAVNGGWVRQSPDKAITLDGGSAVGWDQSARSAQRLAVRGDLTVETWCSPGGAGSVDAIPRLATYCRDLTDTVHGPIQWALGLRPAPSLRFADNTSLPGSYNLPGTACTMQITLSPEEANGSGKVLSLSTIGATQPYVAITVDDDRRPVARYATGSLIVTGTARLAKGVWKQLTVTLAEAGAGQVKLRLYVDGVLDGEAVGAKAAFTQVPGSFRVGATTGAFPILANGVFLWTSALEPEDVAFHATSAPQPTDRDLVIAWYLTDGHGFVIHNAAIDGGRVGTGIVNPADEPWSRSGIYRAAWGTNRSLGVLATDTPLLGGWHNVAMTYRTAHALALGGADYADCGSDASLNIDTAGSIEVCFTPHLVDAVQSLVSKPGSYEIRLTRDNKVNLVLSTTSSEESTVSLTTPDSPVRRDVPLYVAVTVETGTTKEKPEAYRPGDDPRSQRYFLRAAIYVNGSPAKEYVKDDYEEPITIATSSQRLNLGRNTAGAAYFTGALSDVRLWNRALPQAEIAATSQSHRIGSADGLVSSWRWAQSKGKYGLDDNNVNNARLTSNVLWRIYPANSTLSLFVDGVRQSAVRVVDPELVGGYGIEQYTVAANRTGTTTLQNMFAGSVSEVRVWDAVRTEDQIRSDMYRALRGSERHLVGYWPFNEGSGMVVGDATGNGNDGVFTGEAGRLPRWITARAPISDEAKEVYNILGGLRNEHHEPITGVPSAVEYADTRRNAYGEVYSVMKRGYAAQVGARVDLVTGFLVGDLATVYAGQARTAPSLVGFVEGAPPIPSENQTAPWWDDVTSRNAYDGNAAIQVTQAQTATRTFTGGQRLGDASSADGKVGMYFSTSAGQAIGVGTEVEWQVAVAEQHLGAGLHDTASAGSGEDAGFGFGTSAATVDAMSTTGEWEDEHALLNPAVGRRYIPDNTGYAVVKSMTVDVYLAKLLGSNTIVKTTFVPNGDIPEDVNIIHFPIDPRYTKNGTLDGMVGFIPDPDYPAAGGKPASYFRPVEAYSLKRSVEWQGKQLEAYYRQFSQSNRSRGPAWDYADVDWSKQNGFVDFRDKALPAEPSYDWQKKLSKRGIVNTYVWTAAGGWHSEQSELIDTRSESYSGITVSERGSGLAMDIAAAIGAGLYCELDALNGSSVEVVSVKSHDSESGFGLDVQLAVERYLKRPLLDEQGKPVGYTRENAPGKVAGYRFLSILTPPTVQNFDTFRQQVIDQNWLHNSPDSGAAALRTATTQANGAWRVLHRVTYVNRVPAPLQPVPTETTATELVRPADLAGNIVVTQLVERQISVAPYTMPTPAQIGAAVTAVLGESPADPGLLAHALTWWTAFLTAAGDERSDAHHRLVELRGNLLGYMVQKYATEPELL